Proteins from a genomic interval of Chanos chanos chromosome 3, fChaCha1.1, whole genome shotgun sequence:
- the gsna gene encoding gelsolin a: protein MVYHPEFERAGQQPGLQVWRIEKFDLVAVPENLYGGFYTGDAYLILNTIKQRSGNLQYDLHFWLGDYCTQDESGSAAIFTVQMDDYLGGKPIQYREVQGHESKAFLGYFKKGIQYMKGGVASGFKHVVTNEVTVQRVLQVKGRRVVRATEVPVSWDSFNQGDCFILDLGDEIYQWCGSQSNRFEKLKATQLAKGIRDNERSGRARVYVCDEGREREKMLEVLGPKPDLPEGVSDDVKADASNRKLAKLYKVSNASGDMAIALVAAENPFSQSALESGDCFILDHGSDGKIFVWKGKDANMEERKAAMKAADEFIKKMGYPKYTQVQILPEMGETPLFKQFFKNWRDVDQTEGMGVAYVSNSIAKIEKVPFDASTLHDSPAMAAQHGMVDDGNGEKQIWRIEGSDKVPVDPSTYGQFYGGDSYIILYNYHHGGRQGHIIYMWQGMDSSQDETGACAILAAQLDDELGGGPVQVRVVQGKEPAHLMSLFGGKPMVVHKGGTSREGGQTEPAETRLFQVRSNSAGCTRAVEVDAVSSNLNSNDAFILVTPSASFMWVGQGASDTEKHGAQQLCDILGVSASELAEGGETDDFWAALGGKAEYRTSTRLKDKMDAHPPRLFACSNKTGRFIIEEVPGEMTQDDLATDDVMILDTWEQVFVWIGNEAHEEEKTEAMTSAVRYIETDPANRDRRTPIVKIKQGFEPPTFTGWFLGWDHDYWSSDPLERAMAELEL from the exons ATGGTTTACCACCCTGAGTTTGAGCGGGCCGGACAGCAGCCCGGTCTGCAGGTGTGGAGAATTGAGAAGTTTGACTTGGTGGCGGTGCCAGAAAACCTCTACGGTGGTTTCTACACCGGCGATGCCTATCTGATCCTTAACACCATCAAACAGCGCTCGGGGAACCTGCAGTACGATCTGCACTTTTGGCTGG GTGATTACTGTACACAAGATGAGAGCGGTTCAGCTGCCATTTTTACTGTGCAGATGGACGATTACCTGGGTGGTAAACCCATCCAGTACCGTGAGGTCCAGGGCCATGAATCTAAAGCTTTCCTCGGGTACTTCAAGAAAGGAATACAGTACATG AAAGGTGGAGTTGCATCAGGCTTCAAGCATGTAGTGACCAATGAGGTGACTGTGCAGCGTGTGCTGCAGGTGAAAGGTCGCCGTGTTGTCAGGGCGACTGAGGTGCCCGTCAGCTGGGACAGCTTCAACCAAGGAGACTGCTTCATTCTGGACCTGGGCGAC GAGATCTACCAGTGGTGTGGATCCCAGAGTAACCGCTTTGAGAAGCTTAAAGCCACACAGCTTGCAAAGGGAATCCGAGATAATGAGCGCAGTGGAAGAGCCAGGGTATACGTGTGTGatgagggaagggagagagagaagatgctGGAG GTTTTGGGTCCAAAGCCAGACCTGCCTGAGGGTGTGTCTGATGACGTTAAAGCAGATGCTTCTAACAGGAAGCTGGCCAAACTGTACAAG GTGTCTAATGCCAGTGGGGACATGGCCATTGCTCTAGTGGCAGCTGAAAACCCCTTCTCCCAGAGTGCACTGGAGTCCGGCGACTGTTTCATATTGGACCATGGCTCAGATGGCAAGATTTTTGTCTGGAAAG GAAAAGATGCCAACAtggaagagaggaaagcagcCATGAAAGCGGCAGatgaattcattaaaaagatGGGCTACCCCAAGTACACGCAAGTTCAGATTCTCCCAGAGATGGGAGAAACTCCTTTGTTCAAGCAGTTCTTCAAGAACTGGCGAGATGTGGACCAGACTGAGGGCATGGGTGTGGCGTATGTATCAAACAGTATCGCCAAGATAGAGAAGGTGCCTTTCGATGCCTCCACACTGCACGATTCACCAGCTATGGCCGCTCAGCATGGTATGGTGGATGATGGCAATGGAGAGAAACAG ATCTGGCGTATTGAGGGCTCAGACAAGGTGCCCGTTGACCCCTCTACTTACGGACAGTTTTATGGAGGGGACAGCTACATCATCCTGTATAATTACCACCATGGTGGTAGACAGGGACACATCATCTACATGTG GCAGGGAATGGACTCCAGCCAGGATGAAACTGGTGCATGTGCCATCTTGGCAGCCCAGTTGGATGATGAACTTGGCGGAGGCCCAGTCCAG GTGCGGGTGGTACAAGGCAAAGAGCCAGCCCATCTGATGAGTCTGTTTGGTGGGAAGCCCATGGTGGTGCATAAGGGTGGTACTTCCAGAGAGGGCGGCCAGACCGAACCGGCTGAGACGCGTCTCTTCCAAGTGCGCTCCAATTCTGCAGGGTGCACCCGAGCTGTGGAG GTTGATGCTGTGTCCTCGAACCTGAACTCCAACGATGCCTTTATCCTGGTCACCCCATCGGCCTCGTTCATGTGGGTGGGCCAGGGGGCCAGTGACACTGAGAAACACGGGGCCCAGCAGCTCTGCGACATCCTGGGCGTGTCAGCCTCCGAGCTGGCCGAGGGCGGAGAGACTG ATGACTTCTGGGCGGCTCTGGGAGGAAAGGCAGAATACCGTACCTCTACCAGGCTGAAGGACAAAATGGATGCTCACCCACCGAGACTCTTTGCCTGCTCCAACAAAACAGGACGTTTCATT ATTGAGGAGGTACCCGGGGAGATGACCCAAGATGATCTGGCCACAGATGATGTTATGATCTTGGACACCTGGGAGCAG GTGTTTGTCTGGATCGGTAACGAGGCTCAcgaggaagagaaaacagaggccATGACCTCAG CTGTTCGCTACATAGAGACAGATCCGGCTAACCGAGACCGTCGCACTCCCATCGTAAAGATCAAGCAAGGATTTGAGCCGCCCACTTTCACGGGATGGTTCCTGGGCTGGGATCATGACTACTGGAGCTCTGATCCACTGGAGCGTGCCATGGCTGAACTAGAGCTGTGA
- the stom gene encoding stomatin, which translates to MEDGRESNTLKEQKRRERQAALESADSDIGLCGWLLVLFSILLTVATLPLSIWMCIKIVKEYERAIIFRLGRILRGGAKGPGLFFILPCTDSFINVDMRTITFDIPPQEVLTKDSVTVSVDGVVYYRVQNATLAVANITNADAATRLLAQTTLRNVLGTKNLAEILSDREEIAHSMQSSLDDATDDWGIKVERVEIKDVKLPLQLQRAMAAEAEAAREARAKVIAAEGEMNASRALKEASLVIAESPSALQLRYLQTLNTIAAEKNSTIIFPLPIDMLQSFMKQ; encoded by the exons ATGGAGGACGGCAGAGAATCGAATACGCTGAAAGAGCAAAAAAGGAGGGAACGACAGGCGG CCCTGGAGAGTGCAGATAGTGACATTGGACTTTGTGGCTGGTTGCTTGTGCTGTTCTCCATCCTGCTCACTGTGGCTACTTTGCCTCTCTCAATATGGATGTGCATCAAG atTGTGAAGGAGTATGAGCGGGCGATCATCTTTCGTCTTGGACGTATTCTGCGCGGAGGAGCCAAAGGACCAG gtCTGTTCTTTATTCTGCCCTGCACAGACAGCTTCATTAATGTGGACATGCGCACTATCACGTTTGACATTCCCCCTCAGGAG GTGCTGACTAAGGATTCAGTGACAGTGTCTGTAGATGGAGTGGTGTATTACCGTGTGCAGAACGCCACGCTGGCAGTGGCCAACATCACCAACGCAGACGCTGCCACTCGTCTGCTGGCACAGACCACCCTCCGAAATGTGCTGGGCACCAAGAACCTGGCCGAGATCCTCTCTGACCGCGAGGAGATTGCCCACAGCATGCAg tccagTCTGGATGATGCCACGGATGACTGGGGAATTAAAGTGGAGCGTGTGGAGATCAAGGACGTCAAACTGCCCCTGCAGCTCCAGAGAGCCATGGCCGCAGAGGCTGAGGCAGCTAGAGAGGCCAGAGCCAag GTGATAGCTGCGGAGGGAGAGATGAATGCTTCGCGGGCCCTGAAGGAGGCCTCTCTGGTCATTGCAGAGTCTCCCTCTGCCCTGCAGCTGCGCTATCTTCAGACCCTCAACACAATCGCCGCTGAGAAGAATTCAACCATCATCTTCCCTCTGCCTATTGACATGTTGCAGAGTTTCATGAAACAGTGA